A DNA window from Arachis duranensis cultivar V14167 chromosome 3, aradu.V14167.gnm2.J7QH, whole genome shotgun sequence contains the following coding sequences:
- the LOC107481571 gene encoding LOW QUALITY PROTEIN: thaumatin-like protein (The sequence of the model RefSeq protein was modified relative to this genomic sequence to represent the inferred CDS: inserted 1 base in 1 codon), which translates to MASILRLLFVFLFVFHISVLKASGASIIFYNKCPHPVWPGIQPXGGTPPATLAEFTLGNEQDFYDVSLVDGYNLPISITPFKGSGKCSYAGCVSDLNMMCPVGLQVRSRDKKRVVACKSACSAFNSPRYCCTGTYGSPQACKPTAYSRIFKTACPKAYSYAYDDPTSIATCTRANYLLTFCPRRR; encoded by the exons ATGGCCTCAATACTGAGACTCCTCTTCGTTTTCCTCTTCGTCTTCCACATTTCAG TGCTCAAGGCTTCAGGGGCATCAATAATATTCTACAACAAGTGCCCCCACCCAGTGTGGCCCGGCATCCAGC ACGGCGGAACTCCGCCGGCGACCCTAGCAGAGTTCACGCTGGGAAACGAGCAGGATTTCTACGACGTGAGCCTGGTGGACGGTTACAACCTTCCAATCTCGATCACACCGTTCAAGGGATCTGGAAAGTGCAGCTACGCTGGGTGCGTGAGCGACCTCAACATGATGTGCCCCGTGGGCCTGCAGGTGCGCTCACGCGACAAGAAGCGCGTGGTGGCCTGCAAGAGTGCCTGCTCCGCCTTCAACTCCCCTCGCTACTGCTGCACGGGTACCTATGGAAGCCCACAGGCCTGCAAGCCCACTGCCTACTCCAGGATCTTCAAGACCGCATGCCCAAAGGCATACTCCTACGCTTACGATGACCCCACCAGCATCGCCACTTGCACTCGCGCTAACTACTTGCTCACTTTCTGCCCTCGCCGCCGCTGA